The proteins below come from a single Nocardioides eburneiflavus genomic window:
- a CDS encoding ABC transporter ATP-binding protein: MGVEIQVNDLTKSFGKQLIWGDVTLTVPAGEICVMLGPSGTGKSVFLKTLIGLLKPDKGSIIIEGTDIASCSERDLYEIRKLFGVLFQDGAMFGSMNLYDNVAFPLREHTKKSESEVRDIVMEKMDLVGLLGAEDKLPGEISGGMRKRAGLARALVLDPEIVLFDEPDSGLDPVRTAFLNQLIVDLNAQIDATFLIVTHDINTARTVPDNIGLLYHRHLAMFGPREQLLSSEEPVVRQFLNAQRVGPIGMSEEKDADELAAEAGQELPPLPPIPLQLDPSNGIPRRSQRPAGEWCRENGITPPPGSFESSNAGLAPGV; the protein is encoded by the coding sequence ATGGGTGTCGAGATCCAGGTCAACGACCTCACGAAGTCCTTCGGCAAGCAGCTCATCTGGGGCGACGTGACGCTCACCGTGCCCGCGGGCGAGATCTGTGTGATGCTCGGCCCGTCCGGCACCGGCAAGTCGGTCTTCCTCAAGACCCTCATCGGTCTGCTCAAGCCCGACAAGGGCTCGATCATCATCGAGGGCACCGACATCGCCAGCTGCTCCGAGCGCGACCTCTACGAGATCCGCAAGCTGTTCGGCGTGCTGTTCCAGGACGGCGCGATGTTCGGCTCGATGAACCTCTACGACAACGTCGCCTTCCCGCTGCGCGAGCACACGAAGAAGTCCGAGTCCGAGGTCCGCGACATCGTCATGGAGAAGATGGACCTCGTCGGCCTCCTCGGCGCCGAGGACAAGCTGCCGGGCGAGATCTCCGGCGGCATGCGCAAGCGCGCCGGCCTCGCCCGCGCGCTCGTGCTCGACCCCGAGATCGTGCTCTTCGACGAGCCCGACTCCGGCCTCGACCCGGTGCGCACCGCGTTCCTCAACCAGCTGATCGTCGACCTCAACGCCCAGATCGACGCCACGTTCCTGATCGTCACCCACGACATCAACACCGCGCGCACGGTCCCCGACAACATCGGGCTGCTCTACCACCGCCACCTCGCCATGTTCGGCCCGCGCGAGCAGCTGCTCAGCTCCGAGGAGCCGGTCGTGCGCCAGTTCCTCAACGCCCAGCGCGTCGGGCCCATCGGCATGTCCGAGGAGAAGGACGCCGACGAGCTCGCCGCGGAGGCCGGGCAGGAGCTGCCGCCGCTGCCGCCCATCCCGCTCCAGCTCGACCCGTCCAACGGCATCCCGCGGCGCAGCCAGCGGCCCGCGGGGGAGTGGTGCCGCGAGAACGGCATCACCCCGCCGCCCGGGTCCTTCGAGTCCAGCAACGCCGGCCTGGCCCCGGGGGTCTGA
- a CDS encoding electron transfer flavoprotein subunit alpha/FixB family protein, whose product MILVLVEVSPAGEAVETSREAITFARDLAAAGGGVPIDAVLVGTPDDALVGVLAAHGVRRIHALTGAAYDSFSGAAWAAGVEQVRAGAGSVVVMASGTPRGNEVLAHLGARAAVPMAANVVSFGGLSPFTVTRQVVGGAALEEMQLSQRPALFTVAGHAVEARPADTHGAGELVVETPEVPDADLVARVVSTDEPEPDLSGTLKSAKVVVGAGRGAGSAEGFDDLLELADLLDASLGVSRVVTSLGWRPHHEQVGQTGSRISPDLYIPCGISGAIQHWAGCSSAKAILAINTDPDAPMVTKATHAVIGDLHEVIPAVNAEIRRRRG is encoded by the coding sequence ATGATCCTGGTGCTGGTGGAGGTGTCGCCCGCGGGCGAGGCCGTCGAGACGTCCCGCGAGGCGATCACGTTCGCCCGCGACCTCGCCGCTGCCGGCGGCGGCGTCCCGATCGACGCGGTGCTGGTCGGGACGCCCGACGACGCCCTCGTCGGGGTGCTCGCCGCCCACGGCGTGCGCCGCATCCACGCCCTCACCGGCGCGGCGTACGACTCCTTCTCCGGCGCCGCGTGGGCGGCCGGCGTCGAGCAGGTACGCGCCGGCGCGGGCTCCGTGGTCGTGATGGCGTCCGGCACCCCGCGCGGCAACGAGGTGCTCGCCCACCTCGGCGCGCGCGCTGCGGTGCCGATGGCCGCCAACGTGGTGTCGTTCGGCGGGCTCTCGCCGTTCACCGTGACCCGCCAGGTCGTCGGGGGAGCGGCGCTCGAGGAGATGCAGCTGTCCCAGCGCCCGGCGCTCTTCACCGTCGCCGGCCACGCGGTCGAGGCGCGTCCCGCCGACACCCACGGCGCGGGCGAACTGGTGGTCGAGACGCCCGAAGTCCCCGACGCCGACCTGGTGGCGCGGGTGGTGTCCACCGACGAGCCCGAGCCCGACCTGTCGGGGACGTTGAAGTCCGCGAAGGTCGTGGTCGGCGCCGGGCGGGGCGCGGGGTCGGCGGAGGGCTTCGACGACCTGCTGGAGCTCGCCGACCTGCTCGACGCCTCGCTCGGTGTCTCCCGCGTGGTGACCTCCCTCGGCTGGCGTCCGCACCACGAGCAGGTCGGCCAGACCGGCAGCCGGATCTCGCCCGACCTCTACATCCCGTGCGGCATCAGCGGCGCCATCCAGCACTGGGCCGGGTGCAGCAGCGCCAAGGCCATCCTCGCCATCAACACCGACCCGGACGCCCCGATGGTCACCAAGGCCACCCACGCCGTCATCGGCGACCTGCACGAGGTCATCCCGGCGGTCAACGCCGAGATCCGCCGCCGCCGCGGCTGA
- a CDS encoding electron transfer flavoprotein subunit beta/FixA family protein, whose product MVSPLVCVKRVVDSSSEVVLTEDGQGVDGRFAGFTTSAHEECAVELAVRIAADGGGGATVLTLGDADAVEQLRSALAVGCTAATHVLADPQAFGPADVAREIAAVVRDHAAAGTPHDLVLLGNDAADSGDFQVGIRLAYELGWPVVNGVSAVSVDGGVVTASGSGPDGHETFRLPLPAVVTVLEGGVEPRYPTVPGRMKARKAPIEEREPAAEPVGPSRVRLVLPPPSPSTVQVLGEGPAAAPAVVDLLEQLGVLAR is encoded by the coding sequence ATGGTCAGCCCGCTCGTCTGCGTGAAGCGCGTCGTGGACTCCTCCAGCGAGGTCGTCCTCACCGAGGACGGGCAGGGCGTCGACGGCCGCTTCGCCGGGTTCACCACGAGCGCCCACGAGGAGTGCGCGGTCGAGCTCGCCGTACGGATCGCCGCGGACGGCGGGGGCGGTGCCACAGTCCTGACGCTCGGTGATGCCGACGCGGTCGAGCAGCTGCGCTCCGCGCTGGCGGTCGGGTGCACGGCCGCGACGCACGTGCTGGCCGACCCCCAGGCATTCGGCCCCGCCGACGTCGCCCGCGAGATCGCCGCGGTGGTCCGCGACCACGCCGCTGCCGGCACTCCCCACGACCTGGTGCTGCTGGGCAACGACGCCGCCGACAGCGGCGACTTCCAGGTCGGGATCCGGCTCGCGTACGAGCTCGGCTGGCCCGTCGTCAACGGCGTCAGCGCCGTGTCGGTGGACGGCGGCGTGGTGACCGCGAGCGGCTCCGGCCCCGACGGCCACGAGACCTTCCGGCTGCCCCTGCCCGCCGTGGTCACCGTCCTCGAGGGCGGCGTCGAGCCCCGCTACCCGACCGTCCCCGGGCGGATGAAGGCCAGGAAGGCGCCGATCGAGGAGCGGGAGCCGGCCGCCGAGCCCGTGGGCCCGTCCCGCGTACGCCTCGTGCTCCCGCCGCCCTCGCCCTCCACGGTGCAGGTGCTCGGCGAGGGCCCCGCCGCCGCGCCAGCGGTGGTCGACCTCCTCGAGCAGCTGGGGGTGCTGGCGCGATGA
- a CDS encoding GcvT family protein: MAEVPTTAGVVVIGAGIVGNSLVHHLTRLGWKDVVQIDKGALPNPGGSTGHASNFIFTVDHSREITDLTLDSVAQYEEMGVFTQSGGFEIARTEERMEELRRRMSSARAWGIEAELVSPAFVKEKVPFIEEDQFIGAFWTPGVGVVDSLRAGTIMRERALATGELTVVPTVEVVGLDTEDGPRGRRITRVRTTGGDIEAATVVIAAGVWSPKLGDMAGVSIPLTPAVHQMISVGPCPQLAEKEGEISFPIIRDMDTFCYERQHGADMEVGSYAHRAILHEPEDIPSIEQAKLSPTEMPFTSDDFDPQLEQAYELMPELLGAEGAEMRYAINGLLSLTCDGNPILGESEVAGLWTAAAVWIKEGPGVGRAVAEWMTHGHSEIDLHHSDIARFHQHQKRREHTRLRTTESFIKTYGIIHPAEQYESDRDQRLAPMHDSQAKLGAVFFETAGWERPFWYESNAGLLEQYGDAVMPREHEWDSRWWSPIINAEHLRMREAAAVIDLSAFCVFDIEGPEALDVVQTTCVAQCDVAVGKVVYTPVLDAKGGFRSDLTVMRLGDDHFRVVTGGAHGMADRAWFTGHLPESGTTTLTDRTDGVSTIGVWGPRARDILSSLTSDDVSDAGFGFLSCREISVASGSGKQITVLASRISYVGELGWELYVPMDRAADLWEVLLEAGAPHGAVPAGIGVYGTTGRIEKGYRAYGAELDSERSIVEAGMQRPKVKAADFVGKEAYLAQREAEPKTVLCTLTVDDHTSASGTKRYMLGGEPILTRDGGTLTDGHGHHPYVTSAGSAPSLGKHVLLAYLPPAEAVIGNELAVSYMEELYPVTVGSIDATPLLDPTNERIR, translated from the coding sequence ATGGCAGAGGTCCCCACAACCGCCGGCGTCGTCGTGATCGGAGCCGGCATCGTCGGCAACAGCCTCGTGCACCACCTCACCCGGCTCGGGTGGAAGGACGTGGTGCAGATCGACAAGGGGGCGCTGCCCAACCCCGGCGGGTCCACCGGCCACGCCTCCAACTTCATCTTCACCGTCGACCACTCCCGCGAGATCACCGACCTCACCCTCGACTCGGTCGCGCAGTACGAGGAGATGGGGGTGTTCACGCAGTCGGGCGGCTTCGAGATCGCCCGCACCGAGGAGCGGATGGAGGAGCTGCGGCGCCGCATGTCCAGCGCGCGGGCGTGGGGGATCGAGGCCGAGCTGGTCAGCCCCGCGTTCGTGAAGGAGAAGGTGCCCTTCATCGAGGAGGACCAGTTCATCGGTGCGTTCTGGACGCCCGGCGTCGGCGTCGTGGACTCCCTGCGAGCGGGCACGATCATGCGCGAGCGCGCGCTCGCCACGGGGGAGCTGACCGTCGTGCCGACCGTGGAGGTCGTCGGCCTCGACACCGAGGACGGCCCCCGTGGCCGCCGCATCACGCGCGTGCGCACGACCGGCGGCGACATCGAGGCCGCCACCGTGGTCATCGCGGCGGGCGTGTGGAGCCCCAAGCTCGGCGACATGGCCGGCGTCAGCATCCCGCTCACCCCGGCCGTGCACCAGATGATCAGTGTCGGTCCCTGCCCCCAGCTGGCGGAGAAGGAGGGAGAGATCTCCTTCCCGATCATCCGCGACATGGACACCTTCTGCTACGAGCGCCAGCACGGCGCGGACATGGAGGTCGGCTCCTACGCCCACCGCGCGATCCTCCACGAGCCCGAGGACATCCCCTCGATCGAGCAGGCCAAGCTGTCGCCCACCGAGATGCCCTTCACCTCCGACGACTTCGACCCCCAGCTCGAGCAGGCCTACGAGCTGATGCCCGAGCTGCTCGGCGCGGAGGGTGCGGAGATGCGCTACGCCATCAACGGCCTGCTGTCCCTGACCTGCGACGGCAACCCGATCCTGGGCGAGAGCGAGGTCGCCGGGCTCTGGACCGCCGCGGCCGTGTGGATCAAGGAGGGGCCGGGCGTGGGACGCGCGGTCGCGGAGTGGATGACCCACGGCCACTCGGAGATCGACCTGCACCACAGCGACATCGCCCGCTTCCACCAGCACCAGAAGCGTCGCGAGCACACCCGGCTGCGCACCACCGAGTCGTTCATCAAGACCTACGGCATCATCCACCCGGCCGAGCAGTACGAGTCCGACCGCGACCAGCGGCTCGCCCCGATGCACGACTCGCAGGCCAAGCTCGGCGCGGTCTTCTTCGAGACCGCCGGCTGGGAGCGCCCGTTCTGGTACGAGTCCAACGCCGGGCTGCTCGAGCAGTACGGCGACGCCGTGATGCCGCGCGAGCACGAGTGGGACTCGCGGTGGTGGAGCCCGATCATCAACGCCGAGCACCTCCGGATGCGCGAGGCCGCGGCGGTCATCGACCTGTCCGCGTTCTGCGTGTTCGACATCGAGGGCCCGGAGGCGCTCGACGTCGTGCAGACGACGTGCGTCGCGCAGTGCGACGTCGCCGTCGGCAAGGTGGTCTACACGCCTGTCCTCGACGCGAAGGGCGGCTTCCGCTCCGACCTCACCGTCATGCGCCTCGGCGACGACCACTTCCGCGTGGTCACCGGCGGCGCGCACGGCATGGCCGACCGCGCCTGGTTCACCGGGCACCTGCCCGAGTCCGGCACCACCACCCTCACCGACCGCACCGACGGCGTCTCGACGATCGGCGTCTGGGGCCCGCGGGCCCGCGACATCCTCTCCTCGCTGACCTCCGACGACGTCTCCGACGCCGGCTTCGGCTTCCTGTCCTGCCGCGAGATCTCGGTGGCGTCGGGGTCGGGCAAGCAGATCACCGTCCTCGCCTCGCGCATCTCCTATGTCGGCGAGCTCGGCTGGGAGCTGTACGTACCCATGGACCGGGCGGCCGACCTGTGGGAGGTCCTGCTCGAGGCCGGTGCGCCGCACGGCGCCGTCCCGGCCGGCATCGGCGTCTACGGCACGACCGGACGCATCGAGAAGGGCTACCGCGCCTACGGCGCCGAGCTCGACTCCGAGCGGAGCATCGTCGAGGCCGGCATGCAGCGGCCCAAGGTCAAGGCGGCCGACTTCGTCGGCAAGGAGGCCTACCTGGCCCAGCGGGAGGCCGAGCCGAAGACCGTGCTCTGCACCCTGACCGTCGACGACCACACCTCGGCGTCCGGCACGAAGCGCTACATGCTCGGCGGCGAGCCGATCCTCACCCGCGACGGCGGCACGCTCACCGACGGCCACGGCCACCACCCCTACGTCACCAGTGCCGGGTCGGCGCCGTCGCTCGGCAAGCACGTCCTCCTGGCCTACCTGCCGCCGGCGGAGGCGGTGATCGGCAACGAGCTCGCCGTCTCCTACATGGAGGAGCTCTACCCCGTGACCGTCGGCTCGATCGACGCCACCCCGCTCCTCGACCCGACCAACGAGCGGATCAGGTGA
- a CDS encoding BCCT family transporter: MALKEPVGESLVPPPAGKDGHFPLDKVTFGVAAGLAVAFLLWGTIDSTGMGETTSTILGKLTSLFGWLFILVSAVFLLFSAYLAITRYGNIRLGPDDSQPEFSTFSWVSMMFATGMGIGLMFWGVAEPLTYLTATDASSIPPGRGDPSTPDSARVAMEYAFFHWGFHPWAMYSVIGLAIGYFAYRKGAGNLVSGAFGPLLGARATQGPGKAIDIIAIFATLFGSATSLGLGALQITGGLDDVFGTGSSRWLTVAVIVVLTLCFVLSAVTGIEKGVQLLSNANAIAAVLLVFFLFVVGPTVFILSTFTESLGGYLTHLPTMAFRTGAFGGSEFLSAWTIFYWAWWISWTPFVGMFIARISKGRTIRQFVVYVILVPSLVSFVWFSILAGSAFDLQLSGAKDLGAVLAEEGTESALFTTLREYPLASVTVVLAVFLVAIFFITGADSASIVMGMLSQHGKEEPMRWLVIFWGVAQGAVAGVLLFSGGLGALQTLVIIVAGPFMLVICAMCVSLMKSLREEPYESTLPSRVRKAVLHAQKYDSVENHSVALAALGADPDDVSPTPEGEREA, translated from the coding sequence ATGGCGCTCAAGGAACCTGTGGGGGAGTCGCTGGTGCCACCGCCAGCAGGCAAGGACGGCCACTTCCCCCTCGACAAGGTGACCTTCGGCGTCGCCGCCGGGCTGGCCGTCGCCTTCCTCCTCTGGGGGACGATCGACTCCACCGGGATGGGCGAGACCACGTCCACGATCCTCGGCAAGCTGACCTCACTGTTCGGCTGGCTGTTCATCCTCGTGAGCGCGGTCTTCCTGCTGTTCTCCGCCTACCTCGCCATCACCCGCTACGGCAACATCCGGCTCGGCCCGGACGACTCGCAGCCGGAGTTCTCGACGTTCTCCTGGGTGTCGATGATGTTCGCGACCGGCATGGGCATCGGCCTGATGTTCTGGGGTGTGGCCGAGCCGCTGACCTACCTCACCGCCACCGACGCGAGCAGCATCCCGCCGGGGCGCGGTGACCCGTCCACGCCTGACAGCGCACGCGTCGCGATGGAGTACGCGTTCTTCCACTGGGGCTTCCACCCGTGGGCGATGTACAGCGTGATCGGCCTCGCGATCGGCTACTTCGCCTACCGCAAGGGCGCCGGCAACCTGGTCTCGGGCGCCTTCGGGCCGCTCCTCGGTGCACGGGCCACGCAGGGTCCGGGCAAGGCCATCGACATCATCGCCATCTTCGCCACCCTCTTCGGCTCCGCGACCTCGCTGGGCCTGGGTGCCCTGCAGATCACCGGCGGTCTCGACGACGTGTTCGGCACCGGCAGCTCGCGCTGGCTGACCGTCGCCGTCATCGTGGTGCTGACGCTGTGCTTCGTGCTGTCCGCGGTCACCGGCATCGAGAAGGGCGTGCAGCTGCTCTCCAACGCCAACGCGATCGCGGCCGTGCTGCTCGTCTTCTTCCTCTTCGTGGTGGGCCCGACGGTGTTCATCCTCAGCACCTTCACCGAGTCGCTGGGGGGCTACCTCACGCACCTGCCGACGATGGCCTTCCGCACCGGCGCGTTCGGCGGCAGCGAGTTCCTCAGCGCCTGGACGATCTTCTACTGGGCCTGGTGGATCTCGTGGACGCCCTTCGTGGGCATGTTCATCGCGCGGATCTCCAAGGGCCGCACGATCCGCCAGTTCGTCGTCTACGTCATCCTGGTGCCGAGCCTGGTCTCGTTCGTCTGGTTCTCGATCCTGGCCGGCTCCGCCTTCGACCTCCAGCTCTCCGGTGCCAAGGACCTCGGCGCGGTGCTGGCGGAGGAGGGCACCGAGAGCGCCCTGTTCACGACGCTGCGGGAGTACCCCCTCGCAAGCGTCACCGTGGTGCTGGCGGTGTTCCTCGTGGCGATCTTCTTCATCACCGGCGCCGACTCCGCCTCGATCGTGATGGGCATGCTCAGCCAGCACGGCAAGGAGGAGCCGATGCGCTGGCTCGTCATCTTCTGGGGCGTCGCCCAGGGCGCCGTGGCCGGCGTGCTGCTGTTCTCGGGAGGACTGGGCGCGCTGCAGACGCTCGTGATCATCGTGGCCGGGCCGTTCATGCTGGTGATCTGCGCGATGTGCGTGTCGCTGATGAAGTCGCTGCGCGAGGAGCCGTACGAGTCGACGCTGCCGTCGCGGGTGCGCAAGGCCGTGCTCCACGCCCAGAAGTACGACTCGGTCGAGAACCACTCGGTCGCGCTGGCCGCGCTCGGCGCCGACCCGGACGACGTGAGCCCGACGCCCGAGGGGGAGAGGGAGGCCTGA
- a CDS encoding ABC transporter substrate-binding protein: MRNTRSRAVRLGVLVTAAVMVLSACGGGSIEEQTEANEEAAGEAGGECGDLNMAVNPWVGYEASAYVVGTVAQDQLGCTVNYKELKEDVSWQGFGTGEVDVVIEDWGHPDLEKKFFAEEGDGTAEDFGPQGNVGIIGWFVPPWLAEEHPDILEWENLNKYASEFATSESGGKGQFLGADPSYVQFDEAIVSNLDLDFKVVFSGSEAASIEAFRKAEENKEWVIGYWYEPQYFNAEVPMQRVALPPYEEGCQDDPQEVACDYPETELKKIVGTEWAASDSTAVDLVRNFTWTNEDQNVVAGYIAEDGMSPEDAAAKWIEENQDTVDTWLG; this comes from the coding sequence ATGCGCAACACCCGAAGCCGAGCGGTCCGCCTGGGCGTGCTCGTCACCGCCGCCGTCATGGTGCTCTCCGCCTGCGGCGGGGGCTCCATCGAGGAGCAGACCGAGGCCAACGAGGAAGCCGCGGGCGAGGCCGGGGGCGAGTGCGGCGACCTCAACATGGCCGTGAACCCGTGGGTCGGCTACGAGGCCAGCGCGTACGTCGTGGGCACCGTCGCCCAGGACCAGCTCGGCTGCACGGTCAACTACAAGGAGCTCAAGGAGGACGTCTCCTGGCAGGGCTTCGGCACCGGGGAGGTCGACGTCGTCATCGAGGACTGGGGCCACCCCGACCTGGAGAAGAAGTTCTTCGCCGAGGAGGGCGACGGCACCGCCGAGGACTTCGGCCCGCAGGGCAACGTCGGCATCATCGGCTGGTTCGTCCCGCCGTGGCTCGCCGAGGAGCACCCCGACATCCTCGAATGGGAGAACCTCAACAAGTACGCCTCCGAGTTCGCCACCTCGGAGTCGGGCGGCAAGGGCCAGTTCCTCGGCGCCGACCCGTCGTACGTCCAGTTCGACGAGGCGATCGTGTCCAACCTCGACCTCGACTTCAAGGTCGTCTTCTCGGGGTCGGAGGCCGCCAGCATCGAGGCCTTCCGCAAGGCCGAGGAGAACAAGGAGTGGGTCATCGGCTACTGGTACGAGCCGCAGTACTTCAACGCGGAGGTCCCCATGCAGCGCGTCGCGCTCCCTCCGTACGAGGAGGGGTGCCAGGACGACCCGCAGGAGGTCGCGTGCGACTACCCCGAGACCGAGCTGAAGAAGATCGTCGGGACCGAGTGGGCGGCGTCCGACTCCACCGCCGTCGACCTCGTGCGGAACTTCACCTGGACCAACGAGGACCAGAACGTCGTCGCCGGCTACATCGCCGAGGACGGCATGTCGCCCGAGGACGCGGCCGCGAAGTGGATCGAGGAGAACCAGGACACGGTCGACACCTGGCTCGGCTGA
- a CDS encoding ABC transporter permease, protein MTATIARSSTPQPVEPGAPPPVEEHTSISRWIPATVILAAWIVVWYFTNGTQTLSLPGTSRTDLHDRLTEFQNDLLAGRDTNPLMQFTNAIADALRSLFEWIQKLVVVPSFPRPVPEIGWLGVTTLATYVALVVASWRIALLVLASFLSFGVLGFWEDSLDLLVITGISVVLAVVIGIPLAVLIGTSRRASSIVTPFLDFMQTMPTFVYLLPIVLFFGIGPSAAVVSTLIYALPPIIRIAGFGIREVSSTTVEATDSAGQTYWQRLVKVQLPMARKTIIVGLNQTTLAALSMATLAAFVNGPGLGKPVLAGLRINDVGTAFVPGALIVVMAVMLDRTTTAASERAEKVARGGGGDPRVRRGLIIGGGVATLVAVYLSRTYVSLAEFPEYSIGDRVASGVSDGIDWFTDTFGGATEWIKDVITNEFLNRTQALLADSPWWLAFAAIAALAFVFGGVRALVSTIVCLAGIWYFDLWHDAMITLNMTLVATVLVMVLALVFGVWMARDRRVDLGIRPLLDAGQTIPPFVYLIPVLALFGPSRFTAIVAGIVYAAPAAIKLVADGVKGVSPTTIEAGRSTGQTTWQEITKVQLPMAKGSLVLATNQGLLYVLAMTVIGGLVGAGALGYDVVYGFARSEAWGKGLAAGITIVLLGVMLDRITRAAADVRRDDGPGSRRAFNLRLPIGPPSN, encoded by the coding sequence GTGACCGCCACCATCGCTCGCTCGTCGACGCCCCAGCCCGTCGAGCCCGGTGCTCCGCCGCCGGTCGAGGAGCACACGAGCATCAGCCGCTGGATCCCTGCGACGGTGATCCTCGCTGCCTGGATCGTGGTCTGGTACTTCACCAACGGCACCCAGACCCTCTCGCTGCCCGGCACGTCCCGCACCGACCTGCACGACCGCCTCACCGAGTTCCAGAACGACCTGCTCGCCGGACGCGACACCAACCCCCTGATGCAGTTCACCAACGCGATCGCCGACGCGCTGCGCAGCCTCTTCGAGTGGATCCAGAAGCTGGTCGTGGTGCCGAGCTTCCCCCGGCCAGTGCCCGAGATCGGCTGGCTGGGCGTCACCACCCTCGCGACGTACGTCGCGCTGGTGGTCGCCAGCTGGCGGATCGCCCTGCTGGTGCTGGCCTCCTTCCTCTCGTTCGGCGTCCTCGGCTTCTGGGAGGACTCCCTCGACCTGCTCGTCATCACCGGCATCTCAGTGGTGCTCGCCGTCGTCATCGGGATCCCGCTGGCCGTCCTCATCGGCACCAGCAGGCGCGCCAGCTCCATCGTCACGCCGTTCCTCGACTTCATGCAGACGATGCCGACGTTCGTCTACCTGCTGCCGATCGTGCTCTTCTTCGGCATCGGCCCGAGCGCGGCCGTGGTGTCCACGCTGATCTACGCCCTACCGCCGATCATCCGGATCGCCGGCTTCGGCATCCGCGAGGTGTCGTCGACGACCGTCGAGGCCACCGACTCGGCCGGGCAGACCTACTGGCAGCGGCTGGTCAAGGTGCAGCTCCCGATGGCCCGCAAGACCATCATCGTCGGCCTCAACCAGACCACCCTGGCGGCACTGTCGATGGCCACCCTCGCCGCCTTCGTCAACGGACCCGGGCTCGGCAAGCCCGTGCTCGCCGGCCTGCGCATCAACGACGTCGGCACGGCGTTCGTCCCGGGCGCCCTGATCGTGGTCATGGCCGTCATGCTCGACCGGACGACGACGGCGGCCAGCGAGCGCGCCGAGAAGGTCGCCCGTGGCGGGGGCGGGGACCCCAGGGTACGCCGTGGGCTGATCATCGGCGGCGGCGTGGCGACCCTGGTCGCGGTCTACCTCTCGCGCACGTACGTCAGCCTGGCCGAGTTCCCCGAGTACAGCATCGGCGACCGGGTCGCGAGTGGGGTGAGCGACGGCATCGACTGGTTCACCGACACCTTCGGCGGCGCGACCGAGTGGATCAAGGACGTCATCACCAACGAGTTCCTCAACCGCACGCAGGCCCTGCTCGCGGACTCACCGTGGTGGCTGGCGTTCGCGGCGATCGCCGCGCTCGCCTTTGTCTTCGGCGGCGTGCGTGCCCTGGTCAGCACGATCGTCTGCCTGGCCGGCATCTGGTACTTCGACCTCTGGCACGACGCGATGATCACCCTCAACATGACGTTGGTGGCCACCGTCCTGGTCATGGTCCTGGCCCTGGTCTTCGGGGTCTGGATGGCACGCGACCGCCGTGTCGACCTCGGCATCCGCCCGCTGCTGGACGCCGGCCAGACGATCCCGCCCTTCGTCTACCTGATCCCCGTCCTGGCGCTGTTCGGGCCCTCGCGCTTCACCGCGATCGTGGCGGGGATCGTCTACGCCGCCCCGGCCGCCATCAAGCTCGTCGCCGACGGGGTGAAGGGAGTCTCGCCGACCACCATCGAGGCAGGTCGTTCCACCGGCCAGACCACCTGGCAGGAGATCACCAAGGTCCAGCTGCCGATGGCCAAGGGGTCGCTGGTGCTGGCCACCAACCAGGGTCTGCTCTACGTCCTCGCGATGACGGTCATCGGCGGTCTGGTCGGCGCCGGCGCGCTCGGCTACGACGTCGTCTACGGCTTCGCCCGCAGCGAGGCGTGGGGCAAGGGACTGGCCGCGGGCATCACGATCGTGCTGCTGGGCGTGATGCTCGACCGGATCACCCGCGCGGCAGCCGACGTACGCCGCGACGACGGGCCGGGGTCCCGTCGCGCCTTCAACCTCCGGCTGCCGATCGGTCCGCCGAGCAACTAG